In Acinetobacter piscicola, a single window of DNA contains:
- a CDS encoding phospholipase A has product MSFKNFERTPLNLSILMMLSFGWVTATHAEDTASVNPASTQACVALESNADRLACYDALFKVGTSEPVPIIVSEQRAAKELEAPKAEPQGIKAKIEDKVENLFSVHGAKIDPNTSLLDKRWELSPDSKLGTWNIRAHQPVYLLPAYWTSNKNEFPHSPNPQNTVEEAQDLKSTEAKFQISLKTKAVENIIGDNGDLWVGYTQSSRWQVYNEDESRPFRETNYEPEASLIFRTNYEVLGLNGRLLGLTLNHQSNGRSDPLSRSWNRVIMNLGFEKDNFALMIRPWYRLDEDAKDDNNADIEDYVGRGDVTAFYRWKDNEFSLMLRHSLKGGDDSHGAAQFDWAFPIKGKLRGHFQLFDGYGESLIDYNHRATYVGLGVSLMNAY; this is encoded by the coding sequence ATGTCGTTCAAAAATTTTGAACGCACACCATTGAATCTGAGCATCTTAATGATGCTCAGTTTTGGTTGGGTGACAGCGACACATGCTGAGGATACAGCATCTGTTAATCCTGCAAGCACACAAGCCTGTGTGGCTTTAGAATCAAATGCAGATCGTTTGGCATGTTATGATGCACTTTTTAAAGTGGGGACATCTGAGCCAGTTCCTATCATTGTTTCGGAACAACGCGCTGCAAAAGAATTAGAAGCACCAAAAGCTGAGCCACAAGGCATCAAAGCTAAAATTGAAGATAAAGTAGAAAATTTATTCTCAGTACATGGGGCAAAGATTGATCCGAATACCTCACTTTTAGATAAGCGTTGGGAACTTTCGCCAGACAGTAAACTCGGAACATGGAACATTCGTGCACACCAACCTGTGTATTTATTACCTGCTTATTGGACAAGTAATAAAAATGAATTTCCACACAGTCCAAATCCACAGAATACCGTGGAAGAAGCACAAGATTTAAAATCAACCGAAGCGAAATTCCAAATCTCGTTAAAAACCAAAGCGGTTGAAAATATAATCGGTGATAATGGTGATTTATGGGTAGGCTATACTCAGTCATCACGTTGGCAAGTTTATAATGAAGACGAGTCGCGTCCATTTCGTGAAACCAATTATGAGCCTGAAGCGAGCTTAATTTTTAGAACCAATTATGAAGTGTTGGGACTCAATGGACGTTTATTGGGACTGACATTAAATCACCAATCTAACGGGCGCTCAGATCCATTGTCGCGTAGTTGGAACCGAGTGATCATGAATCTTGGTTTTGAAAAAGATAACTTTGCTTTGATGATTCGTCCTTGGTATCGTTTAGATGAAGATGCCAAAGATGATAATAATGCTGATATTGAAGACTATGTTGGACGTGGTGATGTCACTGCATTTTATCGCTGGAAAGACAATGAGTTTTCTTTGATGTTGCGTCATTCGCTCAAAGGTGGTGATGATTCACATGGTGCAGCACAGTTTGATTGGGCATTTCCAATTAAAGGCAAATTACGTGGACATTTCCAACTGTTTGATGGTTATGGTGAAAGCTTGATTGATTATAATCATCGTGCAACTTATGTTGGTTTAGGTGTTTCATTGATGAATGCGTATTAA
- a CDS encoding insulinase family protein, with translation MTVDVTETLAQPVHPAFQLVRQHHVEALDILVSEYKHKVTGAVHFHLATEHDENVFLVAFRTQPMDSKGEAHILEHTALCGSEKFPVRDPFFLMIRRSLNTFMNAFTAADWTAYPFATQNKKDFQNLLEVYMDAAFAANLNPLDFAQEGIRIELENGEPVYKGVVFNEMKGAMSSPSDQLYHQLAHHLFPKTTYHYNSGGDPKDIPDLTYDELVSFYKSHYHPSNAVFMTFGNQTAYDLQAQFETLALSKFEKGETLYSKPEQRLTAPIAVQETYALDGDDLKDKTYHVLSWLLPEASNIKVRLGMRLVEGVLLENSASPLRHYLETCGYAQSTGPFMGVDDSNFEMTFYCAVQGSNPEHAEEFKNGVLNILQQAASKPADPEIVEAILHQIELHQREINGDGTPYGLSLILNGLGSAIHHNDPVHVWDVDTAIAEVKEELKDPMWLSNLIQTYLLDNPHRVQLTLVPDAHKSAQEAADEKARLAKIGAALTEAEKAEIIAQTEALKIRQETPDDLNLLPKVGLEDIPADLTIVQGQLREIISNQVDTPLNLYHAGTNGIYYQQVLIQIPDQIVKSPYFNLLSILMGEVGAGQYDYLELQQLQTAVSGGLGMGASLRSKTDDKGKITAWLTLTTKSLSDKLDAIGLLKLAFEQLRFDEKDRILELLQQRKTRWASRLSGSGHSYAMQIASRNSSALAQRDYQNTGLGALNWLAELVTKIENDAAEFDALIDELKAIHRGLMLAPKQFLLVCEEHHSERLLEEIQNVWDKLDVDQTPVLLTEVERSSSDADEAWLIQANVQFCASAYQAVEVSHPDAAPLMILAAYLRNGFLHSAIREKGGAYGGGASYDGNACAFRFYSYRDPRLAETFADFEASLNWLMNEEQKPHQLEEAILGLVSSMDKPGSPAGEAITACYALLHGRTPAFRRQMRERLLKVSLEDLKRVAQTYLIGQKPTKAVVAPFAKKEALEQLGFEIKKVN, from the coding sequence ATGACTGTAGATGTCACTGAAACCTTAGCCCAACCTGTTCATCCTGCGTTTCAGTTGGTACGTCAACACCATGTTGAAGCTTTAGATATTTTAGTTTCAGAATATAAGCATAAAGTGACAGGTGCTGTACATTTTCATCTGGCAACTGAACATGATGAGAATGTATTCTTAGTTGCCTTCCGTACACAGCCAATGGACTCTAAAGGCGAAGCGCATATTTTAGAGCATACTGCATTATGTGGGTCTGAAAAATTCCCTGTACGTGATCCATTTTTCTTGATGATTCGCCGTTCACTGAATACGTTCATGAATGCGTTTACCGCAGCGGATTGGACAGCTTATCCATTTGCAACACAAAATAAAAAGGACTTCCAAAACCTTTTAGAAGTGTATATGGATGCAGCATTTGCAGCGAATTTGAATCCATTAGATTTTGCCCAAGAAGGCATTCGCATTGAGCTGGAAAATGGCGAACCTGTGTATAAAGGCGTGGTTTTTAATGAAATGAAAGGGGCTATGAGTTCTCCTTCAGATCAGCTTTATCACCAATTGGCTCATCATTTATTTCCCAAAACGACTTATCACTACAACTCAGGCGGTGACCCAAAAGATATTCCTGACCTAACTTATGATGAATTGGTAAGTTTCTATAAATCTCACTATCATCCAAGTAATGCGGTCTTTATGACCTTTGGTAATCAAACTGCTTATGATTTACAAGCGCAATTTGAAACTTTAGCCTTATCAAAATTTGAAAAAGGTGAGACTTTATATTCAAAACCTGAACAACGTTTGACTGCACCGATTGCCGTACAAGAGACTTATGCACTTGATGGTGATGATTTAAAAGATAAAACCTATCATGTTTTGTCTTGGTTATTACCTGAGGCAAGCAACATCAAAGTGCGTTTAGGTATGCGTTTAGTTGAAGGAGTTTTGCTAGAAAATTCGGCTTCACCACTACGTCATTATTTAGAAACGTGTGGTTATGCACAGTCTACAGGTCCGTTTATGGGGGTGGATGATTCTAATTTTGAAATGACATTCTACTGTGCGGTACAAGGTTCAAACCCTGAACATGCGGAAGAATTTAAAAATGGTGTGTTGAATATTTTACAACAGGCTGCGTCTAAACCTGCCGATCCTGAGATTGTTGAAGCAATTTTACATCAAATCGAATTGCATCAACGTGAAATCAATGGCGATGGTACACCGTATGGTTTGTCTTTGATTTTAAATGGTTTAGGCAGTGCGATTCACCATAATGACCCCGTGCATGTTTGGGATGTCGATACCGCCATTGCTGAAGTAAAAGAAGAGCTTAAAGACCCAATGTGGTTGTCAAACTTGATTCAAACTTATCTTTTGGACAACCCACATCGTGTACAACTGACTTTAGTGCCTGATGCACATAAATCAGCACAAGAAGCAGCAGATGAAAAGGCACGTTTAGCGAAAATCGGTGCAGCATTAACAGAAGCTGAAAAAGCAGAAATTATTGCACAAACTGAAGCGTTAAAAATCCGTCAAGAAACACCTGATGATTTAAATTTATTGCCAAAAGTCGGGTTAGAAGATATTCCTGCAGACTTGACCATCGTACAAGGTCAATTGCGTGAAATCATTTCAAATCAGGTGGATACACCTTTAAATCTGTACCATGCAGGAACTAATGGTATTTACTATCAACAAGTGTTGATTCAAATTCCTGATCAAATTGTGAAGTCACCATATTTTAATTTACTGTCGATTTTGATGGGTGAAGTGGGTGCAGGCCAATATGATTATCTTGAGTTACAACAACTGCAAACAGCAGTTAGTGGCGGCTTAGGTATGGGGGCATCTTTACGTTCAAAAACTGATGATAAAGGCAAAATTACGGCTTGGTTGACATTAACCACTAAGTCTTTATCCGACAAACTTGATGCAATTGGCTTATTAAAGTTGGCATTTGAGCAATTACGTTTCGATGAAAAAGACCGTATTTTAGAGCTATTGCAGCAACGTAAAACCCGTTGGGCATCTCGTTTGTCAGGTTCAGGTCATAGTTATGCGATGCAAATTGCCTCTCGTAACAGCAGTGCTTTGGCACAGCGTGATTACCAAAATACAGGTTTAGGGGCATTAAATTGGTTAGCTGAACTTGTGACTAAAATCGAAAATGATGCAGCTGAGTTTGATGCTTTAATTGATGAGTTAAAAGCAATTCATCGCGGTTTAATGTTGGCGCCAAAACAATTTTTGTTGGTGTGTGAAGAACATCATTCTGAACGTTTACTTGAAGAAATTCAAAATGTTTGGGATAAATTAGATGTAGATCAGACCCCTGTTTTATTGACAGAAGTTGAGCGTTCATCCAGTGATGCAGATGAAGCTTGGCTGATTCAAGCCAATGTACAATTCTGCGCCTCGGCTTATCAAGCAGTAGAAGTGTCACATCCTGATGCTGCGCCACTCATGATTTTGGCAGCATACTTACGCAATGGTTTCTTGCATAGTGCGATTCGTGAGAAAGGCGGTGCCTATGGTGGTGGAGCAAGCTATGATGGCAATGCCTGTGCATTCCGTTTCTATAGCTATCGTGACCCTCGCTTAGCAGAAACATTTGCCGACTTTGAAGCAAGTTTAAACTGGTTGATGAATGAAGAACAAAAACCACATCAGCTGGAAGAGGCCATTTTAGGTTTAGTTTCAAGTATGGATAAACCAGGTTCACCTGCGGGTGAAGCAATTACGGCTTGTTATGCGTTATTGCATGGACGTACACCTGCATTTAGACGTCAAATGCGTGAACGTTTACTGAAAGTGAGCTTGGAAGATTTAAAACGTGTTGCACAAACTTACTTAATCGGTCAAAAGCCAACAAAAGCAGTGGTTGCACCATTCGCCAAAAAAGAGGCTTTAGAACAGTTAGGTTTTGAAATCAAAAAAGTCAATTAA
- the cydP gene encoding cytochrome oxidase putative small subunit CydP, translated as MSFKRTDINRRLVREITIILIIKVILLLIIKHIWFDAPTIPKDFDNQVAERIAGSPSQTKETR; from the coding sequence ATGAGCTTTAAACGCACTGATATAAATCGTCGTCTAGTCAGAGAAATTACGATCATTTTAATAATTAAGGTCATTCTTTTACTTATCATCAAACATATTTGGTTTGATGCTCCGACGATTCCTAAAGATTTTGATAACCAAGTTGCTGAGCGTATTGCTGGCAGTCCTTCCCAAACTAAGGAGACACGTTGA
- a CDS encoding IS5-like element IS17 family transposase, with the protein MKKPTHKIYRTTNWPAYNRALMSRGNIAIWFDPATQWYAPSKGKQGRNQTYSDAAIQCCLMIKSLFRLSLRMVTGFVQSLIKLCGLNWTAPDYSTLCRRQKHIDIAISYQKSSDGLHLLIDSTGMKFLGEGEWKRKKHGPEYRRQWRKLHIGIDAKTLQIRAIQLTTNNVSDSQVLGDLLDQIPQDEQIDSVYTDGAYDTKQCRQVIADRQAHAVIPPRKNAKPWKDTKSSSLARNELLRTVKRLGRTLWKKWSGYHRRSLVETKMHCIKLLGDKLMARSFPSQVNEIHARVAVLNRFTELGRPLTQVTP; encoded by the coding sequence ATGAAGAAGCCTACACACAAAATCTACCGTACAACCAATTGGCCCGCATATAACCGAGCACTCATGAGTCGCGGAAATATTGCCATTTGGTTTGATCCTGCTACGCAATGGTATGCTCCATCAAAAGGCAAACAAGGGCGAAATCAAACCTACTCCGACGCAGCTATCCAATGCTGCTTAATGATTAAATCCTTATTCCGTCTATCTTTACGTATGGTCACTGGCTTTGTGCAAAGTCTGATTAAACTTTGTGGATTAAATTGGACCGCACCAGATTACAGTACGCTTTGTAGAAGACAAAAGCATATTGATATTGCAATCAGCTACCAAAAAAGTAGCGATGGGCTGCATCTACTCATAGACTCTACAGGCATGAAGTTTCTAGGTGAGGGCGAATGGAAACGCAAGAAACATGGACCTGAATATCGTCGCCAATGGCGTAAACTTCATATTGGTATAGATGCTAAAACCCTTCAAATACGCGCTATTCAACTCACTACAAATAATGTGAGTGATTCACAAGTGCTTGGTGATTTACTCGATCAAATTCCACAAGATGAGCAGATTGACTCTGTTTATACCGATGGAGCTTATGACACCAAGCAATGCCGTCAGGTCATTGCAGATCGGCAAGCGCATGCAGTGATTCCACCTAGAAAAAATGCGAAACCATGGAAAGATACAAAGAGTAGCTCGCTAGCGCGAAATGAATTACTTCGAACAGTTAAACGTTTAGGCAGGACACTATGGAAAAAATGGTCAGGCTATCATCGCCGCAGTTTGGTGGAAACCAAGATGCATTGCATCAAATTATTAGGCGATAAATTAATGGCAAGAAGCTTTCCTAGTCAGGTGAATGAGATTCATGCACGTGTAGCAGTCCTCAACAGATTTACGGAATTAGGTCGACCACTTACCCAAGTTACGCCTTAA
- a CDS encoding adenosine kinase, with protein MATVDLFAIGNALIDQEFTVSDTFLAEQNLQKGTMQLTDGETQTQLYNNLKASQVYKGQASGGSAANTTVAFSALGASAFYACRVGNDELGAIYLNGLNEAGIQTSEKSISEGITGTCMVLVSEDSERTMHTYLGITAELSDVQMDFEPLKTAKWLYIEGYLSTSDSARAAVKIARQIARENGVKIALTLSDPAMVQYARTGLDELIDDGVDLIFCNEQEAMMYTETDSVEAALAKLKLLSHDVVITLSEKGALVANQEQHFHIQGRKVVAVDANGAGDAFAGSFLYALNAGESLQTAAQLAILISSEVVSQFGPRLAVADYANLLASFKKECA; from the coding sequence ATGGCTACAGTTGATCTTTTTGCAATTGGTAATGCACTCATTGACCAAGAATTTACAGTATCTGATACATTTTTAGCTGAACAAAATTTGCAAAAAGGCACCATGCAACTCACCGATGGTGAAACCCAAACTCAACTTTATAATAATTTAAAAGCCAGTCAAGTTTATAAAGGCCAAGCTTCAGGTGGTTCTGCTGCCAATACGACTGTGGCATTTAGTGCCTTAGGTGCTTCTGCATTTTATGCATGCCGTGTAGGAAATGATGAACTCGGTGCAATTTATTTAAATGGTTTAAATGAAGCAGGTATTCAAACCTCAGAAAAGTCTATCAGCGAAGGCATAACAGGAACCTGTATGGTTTTAGTGAGCGAAGACTCTGAACGCACCATGCATACGTATTTGGGTATTACAGCTGAATTGTCAGATGTACAAATGGATTTTGAACCCTTAAAAACAGCAAAATGGCTGTATATTGAAGGTTATTTATCAACAAGTGACTCTGCACGTGCAGCAGTCAAAATTGCTCGACAAATTGCGCGTGAAAATGGTGTTAAAATCGCACTCACATTATCTGACCCTGCAATGGTGCAATATGCACGTACAGGCTTAGACGAATTAATTGATGATGGTGTCGACCTCATTTTCTGTAATGAACAAGAAGCCATGATGTATACCGAAACTGATTCAGTTGAAGCAGCCTTGGCAAAATTGAAATTACTTAGCCATGACGTTGTCATTACACTCAGTGAAAAAGGTGCGCTTGTTGCTAATCAAGAACAACATTTCCATATTCAAGGACGTAAAGTGGTGGCAGTAGATGCGAACGGTGCAGGTGATGCTTTCGCAGGTTCATTCTTATATGCGCTCAATGCGGGTGAATCTTTACAAACAGCTGCACAATTGGCAATTTTAATCTCAAGTGAAGTGGTTTCTCAGTTTGGTCCTCGTTTAGCAGTTGCAGATTATGCAAACTTGCTTGCAAGCTTTAAAAAGGAATGTGCATAA
- a CDS encoding cytochrome ubiquinol oxidase subunit I — protein sequence MISESVVDLSRFQFAMTALYHFIFVPLTLGLAFILAIMETTYVISGKEIYKDMTKFWGKLFGINFALGVTTGLTMEFQFGTNWAYYSHYVGDIFGAPLAIEGLMAFFLESTFIGLFFFGWDRLSKVQHLAVTWLVALGSNMSALWILVANGWMQNPVGAAFNYETMRMELVDFGALIFNPVAQVKFVHTVSSGYVTGAIFVLAISSFYLLKKRDMPFARRSFAIAAIFGLASTLSVILLGDESGYELGDVQKTKLAAIEAEWDTHPAPAPFTLFGIPNQEEQRTDYAIRIPYVMGIIATRSLDKEVMGIKDLMVQHEARIRNGMVAYSELEKLRAGDRSPELLASFEQNQKDLGYGLLLKKYTPTVVDASEDHIKAATKDTIPNVTALFFSFRAMVASGFLMLLLFILATYAVAKRNAENKPWLLKFALYALPLPWIATQTGWYVAEGGRQPWTIGEVLPTHLSASSLSTGDVWGSIIALAAFYTVLLIIEMYLMIKFARLGPSSLHTGKYHFEKLEAQNQAVGEAQS from the coding sequence ATGATTTCTGAAAGCGTGGTCGATCTTTCGCGGTTCCAATTTGCAATGACCGCGTTGTATCACTTTATTTTTGTGCCTTTAACTCTAGGTTTAGCTTTTATTCTTGCCATTATGGAAACCACATACGTGATTTCTGGTAAAGAAATTTATAAAGACATGACTAAATTCTGGGGAAAACTCTTTGGTATTAACTTTGCCTTAGGTGTAACTACAGGCTTAACCATGGAGTTTCAATTCGGTACAAACTGGGCGTATTACTCACATTATGTGGGCGATATTTTCGGTGCGCCGCTTGCTATTGAAGGATTAATGGCATTCTTTTTGGAATCAACTTTTATTGGTTTGTTCTTTTTTGGCTGGGATCGCCTCTCTAAAGTTCAACATTTAGCCGTGACATGGCTCGTCGCCCTAGGCTCCAACATGTCGGCATTGTGGATTTTAGTCGCTAATGGATGGATGCAAAACCCTGTCGGGGCTGCATTTAACTATGAAACTATGCGTATGGAACTTGTAGACTTCGGTGCGTTGATTTTCAACCCGGTTGCCCAAGTCAAATTTGTTCATACGGTTTCTTCTGGTTATGTGACTGGTGCAATTTTCGTTTTAGCTATTTCAAGTTTTTACTTGCTGAAAAAACGTGACATGCCTTTTGCACGCCGTTCTTTTGCCATTGCTGCCATCTTCGGTTTAGCATCGACATTGTCTGTGATCTTACTGGGTGACGAGTCTGGTTATGAGTTGGGTGATGTTCAAAAAACTAAACTTGCAGCCATTGAAGCTGAATGGGATACCCATCCTGCGCCTGCACCATTTACTTTGTTTGGTATTCCAAACCAAGAAGAACAGCGTACTGATTATGCTATCCGTATTCCATATGTGATGGGGATCATTGCGACACGTTCTTTAGACAAAGAAGTGATGGGCATTAAAGATTTGATGGTTCAACATGAAGCACGTATCCGTAACGGTATGGTGGCATATAGTGAACTTGAAAAATTACGTGCGGGTGATCGCTCTCCTGAGTTGTTGGCATCATTTGAACAAAATCAAAAAGACTTAGGTTACGGCTTACTTCTTAAAAAATACACACCCACTGTTGTAGATGCGTCTGAAGATCATATTAAAGCAGCAACAAAAGATACGATTCCAAATGTCACTGCATTGTTCTTCTCATTCCGTGCGATGGTCGCTTCTGGTTTCTTAATGTTATTACTGTTCATTCTGGCAACATATGCAGTGGCTAAACGTAATGCAGAAAATAAACCGTGGTTGCTTAAATTTGCACTGTATGCATTGCCTTTACCCTGGATCGCAACTCAAACAGGTTGGTATGTGGCTGAAGGTGGTCGTCAACCATGGACCATTGGTGAAGTATTACCAACACATTTATCAGCATCTAGCTTAAGTACAGGTGACGTTTGGGGTTCAATCATTGCACTTGCAGCGTTCTATACTGTTCTTCTCATCATCGAAATGTACTTAATGATCAAATTTGCGCGCTTAGGACCAAGTTCTTTGCATACAGGTAAATATCATTTTGAAAAATTAGAAGCTCAAAACCAAGCTGTTGGGGAGGCTCAATCATGA
- a CDS encoding Rieske (2Fe-2S) protein: MMEEIPEREARAFDTMTGDTIFITQRDGAFYAYQNVCPHLQTELEFLENQFLDRDGEYIECSTHGALFNVETGECISGPCLGDTLEKVNIKVHSDGGIYIVEE; encoded by the coding sequence ATGATGGAAGAAATTCCAGAACGTGAAGCACGTGCATTTGACACCATGACAGGTGATACGATTTTCATTACTCAGCGTGATGGTGCATTCTATGCCTATCAAAATGTTTGCCCTCACCTACAAACTGAGCTTGAGTTTTTAGAAAATCAGTTTTTAGATCGTGATGGTGAATACATTGAATGTTCAACACATGGTGCTTTATTTAATGTTGAAACAGGCGAATGTATTTCTGGCCCTTGTTTGGGCGATACGCTTGAAAAAGTGAATATCAAAGTACATTCTGACGGTGGCATTTACATCGTAGAAGAATAA
- a CDS encoding TrkH family potassium uptake protein — protein sequence MRLSKKELINKKHNRINLSPPSLLALGFLSFIIIGTLLLKLPFAHHGELSWINALFTATSAVTITGLSVVNIGESFTTFGKVVVMLLIQCGGLGFMTFAILAALSLSSRVGLKQQVMAQEIIGQTSLSKATTTIKGVLIYSLFFEAIGTIILTIAWSNHYDIEHAFFYALFYSISAFNNGGFSLFPNSLMSFSDQYMVTFTISMLYMIGGIGFVVLMDIRRAQKWKKLSANSKLVLSTIAGLNLFAFVTIWLIEASNPLTLAPMSIGDQALNAWFHATVPRSSGFNSLEVGNMSNASTLVTMVLMFIGGGSLSTAGGIKVGTFIIMILSVVTFLKRSDEIRVFGHSISHQATFKALAVIAINSLLILIGFFTLLLLEPNKKFLDLLFEAVSAACTVGLSRGITEDLHTGSLITLMLLMFAGRLGPLTLAYLIATPNKSRVSHPNAEIQVG from the coding sequence ATGCGTTTATCTAAAAAAGAATTGATCAATAAAAAGCATAATCGCATTAATCTCAGTCCGCCGAGTTTATTAGCCTTAGGTTTTTTAAGTTTCATTATCATTGGTACTTTGTTGCTGAAGCTTCCTTTTGCGCATCACGGGGAACTTTCTTGGATTAATGCCTTATTTACTGCAACGTCAGCCGTCACGATTACAGGTTTGTCAGTGGTCAATATTGGTGAGTCCTTCACGACTTTTGGCAAAGTGGTGGTTATGTTGCTGATCCAATGTGGTGGTTTAGGCTTTATGACCTTTGCTATTTTGGCTGCACTCAGTTTGTCCTCACGTGTTGGTCTTAAACAACAAGTGATGGCACAAGAAATCATTGGGCAAACCAGCCTATCTAAAGCCACAACGACCATCAAAGGCGTACTGATTTATTCTTTGTTTTTTGAAGCCATTGGAACGATTATTTTAACCATTGCATGGTCAAATCACTACGATATTGAACATGCCTTTTTCTACGCCCTGTTTTATAGTATTTCCGCCTTTAATAATGGTGGATTTTCCTTATTCCCCAATAGTTTAATGAGTTTCTCTGATCAGTATATGGTCACGTTCACCATTAGTATGTTGTATATGATTGGTGGGATTGGTTTTGTCGTATTAATGGATATTCGACGTGCTCAAAAATGGAAAAAACTCTCTGCCAACAGTAAGCTAGTGCTCTCCACCATTGCAGGATTAAACTTATTTGCTTTTGTAACGATTTGGTTAATTGAAGCATCCAACCCTCTAACGCTTGCCCCTATGTCGATAGGAGATCAAGCCTTAAATGCATGGTTCCACGCAACTGTACCTCGTTCTTCAGGCTTTAACAGTCTCGAAGTTGGCAACATGAGTAATGCATCCACCTTAGTGACCATGGTACTCATGTTTATTGGTGGAGGCTCTTTAAGTACCGCAGGCGGTATTAAGGTGGGCACATTTATTATTATGATTTTAAGTGTGGTGACTTTCTTAAAGCGTTCAGATGAAATTAGGGTGTTTGGACATTCCATTTCACATCAAGCGACATTTAAAGCACTTGCCGTAATTGCCATCAATTCCTTATTGATTCTGATCGGTTTCTTTACCCTTTTGCTGCTTGAACCGAATAAAAAGTTCTTAGATTTATTATTTGAAGCCGTATCTGCGGCATGTACTGTCGGTTTATCTCGTGGTATTACAGAAGACTTACATACAGGTAGTTTAATTACATTAATGCTGCTGATGTTTGCAGGGCGATTAGGGCCTTTAACCTTGGCATATTTAATTGCAACACCCAATAAAAGCCGTGTTAGCCATCCTAATGCTGAAATTCAGGTGGGTTAA
- a CDS encoding OB-fold-containig protein produces the protein MFAFFLEYDLMPFHLSVLALILLSMAETIGYYVGLRPSTFLKRILPHWLSRAPLLQVKFAKVLIFVFLLINFSFAGYFLQLCIFASQQQFFPWYYVILPASVIAIFFTVFMIHCLDQVIKPKFSSTTVNLLGRLATVSSGNARPGFSAQARVRDEFGQLHYVQVEPEFGELEFQSQIILIRFRKSHYIAKKISVSNDLFSLE, from the coding sequence ATGTTTGCATTTTTTTTAGAATATGACTTAATGCCTTTTCATTTAAGTGTACTCGCTTTAATTTTGCTAAGCATGGCGGAAACGATTGGTTATTATGTAGGCTTAAGACCCAGCACTTTTCTGAAACGTATTTTGCCACATTGGCTGTCCCGTGCCCCACTACTACAGGTAAAGTTTGCTAAAGTTCTGATTTTTGTATTTTTATTGATTAATTTCAGCTTTGCAGGCTATTTTTTACAACTGTGTATTTTTGCTAGTCAACAACAGTTTTTCCCTTGGTATTATGTCATTTTACCTGCCTCAGTCATCGCCATTTTCTTTACGGTGTTTATGATTCACTGTTTAGATCAGGTGATCAAGCCCAAGTTCAGTTCAACAACCGTCAATTTGTTAGGTCGTTTAGCAACCGTATCGAGTGGCAATGCTCGCCCTGGTTTTTCAGCACAAGCGCGTGTCCGTGACGAATTTGGTCAACTGCACTATGTACAAGTTGAACCTGAATTTGGTGAATTAGAGTTTCAGTCGCAAATTATTTTGATCCGTTTTCGTAAATCACATTACATTGCCAAAAAAATCTCAGTCTCTAATGATTTATTTAGCTTAGAATAA